A region of Gracilinanus agilis isolate LMUSP501 chromosome 3, AgileGrace, whole genome shotgun sequence DNA encodes the following proteins:
- the ASIC4 gene encoding acid-sensing ion channel 4 → MGLSCDHFWSERYQGQVQVYTRYGKCYTFNADPQSPRPSRAGGMGSGLEIMLDIQQEEYLPIWRETNETSFEAGIRVQIHSQEEPPYIHQLGFGVSPGFQTFVSCQEQRLTYLPQPWGNCRAESEGGEPELQGYASYSVSACRLRCEKEAVLARCHCRMVHMPGNETICSPNIYIECADHTLDSLGGGSGGRCACPMPCNLTRYGKEISMVRIPNRSSARYLARKYNRNETYIRENFLVLDVFFEALTSESVEQRAAYGLSALLGDIGGQMGLFIGASVLTLLEILDYIYEVSWDRLKRTWRRPKPPLRTSTGGISTLGLQELKEQSPCPGRSCAEGGGASNLLPNHHHPHGPPGGLFEDFAC, encoded by the exons ATGGGACTCTCCTGTGACCACTTTTGGTCTGAGAGGTATCAGG GCCAAGTGCAG GTATATACTCGTTATGGAAAGTGTTACACGTTTAACGCTGACCCCCAGAGTCCACGGCCCAGCAGGGCAGGGGGCATGGGCAGTGGCTTGGAGATCATGCTGGACATTCAACAGGAAGAGTACCTGCCCATCTGGAGAGAGACTA ATGAGACATCATTTGAGGCTGGAATCCGGGTGCAGATACACAGCCAAGAGGAGCCACCATATATCCACCAGCTAGGGTTTGGGGTATCTCCAGGCTTCCAGACGTTTGTGTCCTGCCAGGAGCAGCGG ctgaCATACCTACCCCAGCCCTGGGGTAACTGCAGGGCTGAGAGTGAGGGGGGAGAGCCTGAACTCCAGGGCTATGCGTCCTACAGCGTCTCAGCCTGCAGGCTGCGTTGTGAGAAGGAGGCTGTGCTGGCCCGCTGTCACTGCCGCATGGTTCACATGCCAG GCAATGAGACCATCTGCTCCCCCAACATCTACATTGAGTGTGCAGACCACACTTTGG ACTCTCTGGGTGGGGGATCAGGAGGCCGCTGTGCTTGCCCCATGCCTTGCAATCTGACACGCTATGGGAAAGAGATCTCCATGGTTCGGATCCCCAACCGAAGCTCAGCCCGTTATCTGGCCAGGAAGTACAACCGAAACGAGACCTACATACG AGAGAACTTCCTGGTCTTGGATGTTTTCTTTGAAGCCCTGACCTCTGAGTCTGTGGAGCAGAGAGCAGCTTATGGCCTGTCTGCCCTCTTGG GTGATATTGGAGGTCAGATGGGACTCTTCATTGGGGCAAGTGTCCTCACTCTTCTAGAGATCCTTGACTACATTTATGAG GTGTCCTGGGACCGACTGAAGAGGACATGGCGTCGCCCCAAGCCACCCCTTAGGACCTCAACAGGAGGCATTTCTACCTTAGGGCTGCAGGAGCTAAAGGAACAG AGCCCATGCCCAGGGAGAAGCTGTGCCGAGGGTGGAGGGGCCAGCAATCTGCTCCCCAACCACCATCATCCTCATGGCCCTCCTGGAGGCCTTTTTGAGGACTTCGCCTGCTAG
- the CHPF gene encoding chondroitin sulfate synthase 2: MRASLLLSVLRPAGPVAVGISLGFTLSLLSVTWVEEPCGPGPPRPGDPDLPLRGYTNAARRPNSVQTSPDRERPEDTESWEPRVVPYRPTHSSQIPKKAVRTRYISTELGIRQRLLVAVLTTQDTLPSLGVAVNRTLGHWLEQVVFLTGTQNRREPPGMAVVALGKERPIGQLHLVLQHLLEKHGEDFDWFFLVPDNTYTEAHRLARLAGHLSLATASQLYLGRPQEFIGEPTSGRYCHIGFGVLLSRMLLQHLQPHLESCRNDIVSSRPDEWLGRCILDATGVSCTGEHQGMHYNYLELGGAGEAVQEGDPHFQSALTAHPVRDPVHMYKLHKAFARAELERTYQEIQELQWEIQNTSRLSVDGEQEASWPLGIPAPFRPSSRFEVLSWDYFTEQHVFSCADGSPRCPLRGADRDDVADVLGAALEELNRRYHPALQLRKQQLLNGYRRFDPTRGMEYMLDLQLEALTPEGARQHLTRRVQLLRPLSRVEILPVPYVTEASRLTVLLPLAASDLDLAPRFLDAFAAAALEPGDTAVALTLLLLYEPRQAQHVTHADIFASVKSRVAELEQRYPGSQVPWLSVQTAVPTPLRLLDLLSKKHPLDTLFLLAGPATVLTSDFLNRCRMHAIAGWQAFFPMHFQAFHPAVAPPQGPGPPELGRDTGHFDRHVASEACFYNSDYVAARGQLANAWEQEEEMLEGLDLYELFLQFSSLHVLRAVEPALRQPYRHQSCSAQLSESLYHHCRQSVFEGLGSRSQLAMLLFEQEQGNST, translated from the exons ATGCGGGCTTCGCTGTTGCTGTCGGTGCTTCGGCCCGCGGGGCCCGTGGCCGTGGGCATTTCTCTAGGCTTCACCCTGAGCCTGCTCAGCGTCACCTGGGTTGAGGAGCCCTGCGGCCCTGGCCCTCCCCGCCCGGGAGACCCCGACCTGCCCCTCCGCGGCTACACTAACGCAGCCCGCCGGCCCAACTCCGTGCAGACCAGCCCGGATCGCGAGCGGCCCGAGGACACCGAGAGCTGGGAACCCCGCGTGGTGCCCTATCGCCCCACGCACTCCAGCCAGATCCCCAAGAAAGCTGTCAG gACTCGTTATATCAGCACAGAGCTGGGTATCCGGCAGAGGCTGCTGGTGGCTGTGCTCACTACCCAGGACACCCTGCCTTCCCTGGGGGTGGCAGTGAACCGGACACTTGGACATTGGCTAGAGCAGGTGGTGTTCCTGACAGGCACACAGAACCGCAGGGAGCCCCCTGGCATGGCAGTGGTGGCGTTGGGGAAGGAGCGGCCTATCGGGCAGCTGCACCTGGTCCTTCAGCACCTCTTGGAGAAGCATGGGGAAGACTTCGACTGGTTCTTCCTGGTGCCTGATAACACCTACACAGAAGCCCATAGGCTAGCTCGGCTGGCTGGCCACCTCAGCTTAGCCACAGCCTCCCAACTCTACCTGGGCCGGCCCCAAGAGTTCATCGGAGAACCGACCTCGGGTCGATACTGCCACATTGGCTTTGGAGTGCTGTTGTCCCGCATGCTCCTGCAGCATCTACAGCCACACTTAGAGAGCTGCCGAAATGACATAGTCAGCTCTCGGCCCGATGAATGGTTGGGCCGCTGTATCCTCGATGCCACCGGGGTCAGCTGTACAGGAGAGCACCAG GGCATGCACTATAACTACCTGGAACTGGGCGGTGCAGGGGAGGCGGTGCAGGAGGGGGATCCCCACTTCCAGAGTGCCCTGACTGCCCACCCTGTACGGGACCCCGTGCACATGTACAAGCTGCACAAGGCTTTCGCACGAGCTGAGCTGGAGCGCACCTACCAGGAGATCCAGGAACTGCAG TGGGAGATCCAGAACACAAGCCGGCTCTCTGTGGATGGGGAACAGGAGGCATCTTGGCCGCTAGGCATCCCAGCCCCATTCCGTCCGTCTTCTCGATTCGAGGTGTTGAGCTGGGACTACTTCACGGAGCAGCACGTTTTCTCCTGCGCCGACGGCTCTCCTCGTTGCCCCTTGCGCGGAGCCGACCGCGATGATGTGGCAGATGTCCTGGGGGCTGCCCTGGAAGAGCTGAATCGCCGCTACCACCCGGCTCTTCAGCTTCGCAAGCAACAGCTGCTCAACGGCTACCGCCGCTTTGACCCGACGAGAGGCATGGAGTACATGCTAGACTTGCAACTGGAGGCGCTGACCCCCGAGGGGGCCCGCCAGCACCTCACCCGCCGAGTGCAGCTCCTGAGGCCCCTGAGCAGAGTGGAAATCCTGCCCGTGCCCTACGTTACCGAGGCTTCCCGCCTCACGGTGCTGCTGCCGCTGGCGGCCTCCGATCTCGATCTGGCGCCTCGCTTTCTGGACGCCTTTGCCGCGGCTGCTCTGGAGCCAGGGGACACCGCGGTGGCTCTGACCCTGCTACTGCTCTACGAGCCGCGTCAAGCCCAGCATGTGACCCATGCTGACATCTTCGCTTCGGTGAAGAGCCGTGTGGCAGAGCTGGAGCAACGCTACCCTGGCTCCCAAGTCCCCTGGCTCAGCGTGCAAACAGCAGTCCCAACGCCCCTTCGTCTGCTGGACCTGCTCTCCAAGAAACACCCACTGGACACACTCTTCCTGCTGGCTGGGCCAGCCACGGTCCTCACTTCTGATTTCCTGAACCGATGCCGGATGCACGCCATCGCCGGATGGCAGGCTTTCTTTCCCATGCACTTCCAGGCCTTCCATCCTGCCGTGGCGCCCCCGCAGGGCCCAGGGCCCCCTGAGCTGGGCCGGGATACGGGCCACTTTGACCGCCACGTGGCCAGCGAAGCCTGCTTCTACAACTCGGACTATGTGGCAGCCCGAGGCCAGCTGGCAAACGCCTGGGAGCAGGAAGAGGAGATGCTGGAGGGCCTGGATCTGTATGAACTCTTCCTGCAGTTCTCCAGCCTTCACGTGCTGCGAGCTGTGGAGCCGGCCCTGCGGCAACCCTATCGACACCAGTCCTGCAGTGCCCAGCTCAGTGAGAGCTTGTATCACCACTGTCGCCAGAGTGTCTTCGAGGGTCTAGGCTCCCGCTCCCAGCTAGCCATGCTGCTCTTCGAGCAAGAGCAAGGAAACAGCACCTGA
- the TMEM198 gene encoding transmembrane protein 198 — translation MSGTVETLRFQLLPPEPDEPLWGLPCEQPLERRYEALPSLVCTMCSLFGVVYCFFGYRCFKAVLFLTGLLFGSVVIFLLCYRERVLETQLNAGASAGIALGIGLLCGLVAMLVRSVGLFLVGLLLGLLLGAAALMGSGPFYQPGSVWGPLGLLLGGGLLCALLTLRWPRPFTTLATAVAGAALIAAAADYFAELLLLGRYAAERLRAAPVPPLCWRSWALLAIWPLLSLMGVLVQWRVTAEGDSHTEVVISRQQRRVQLMRIRQREERKEKRRRKRPSRAPPRSSRAPPKPGPPDSGYRRRPVPVKRFNGDVLSPSYIQSFRDRQTGSSLSSFVAPPVDLDYECGSTVPLTAASGPPVRV, via the exons ATGTCCGGCACTGTGGAGACACTACGGTTCCAGCTGCTACCTCCCGAACCAGATGAACCCCTCTGGGGCCTCCCCTGTGAGCAGCCCCTGGAGCGGAGGTATGAGGCGCTGCCCTCCCTCGTCTGCACCATGTGCTCCCTCTTCGGCGTTGTCTACTGCTTCTTTG GTTACCGCTGCTTCAAGGCTGTGCTTTTCCTCACGGGACTCCTGTTCGGTTCAGTGGTCATCTTCCTGCTCTGCTACCGAGAGCGGGTGCTGGAGACGCAGTTGAATGCTGGGGCAAGTGCGGGCATTGCCCTGGGCATTGGCCTGCTGTGCGGGCTGGTGGCCATGCTGGTGCGCAGTGTGGGGCTCTTCCTGGTTGGGCTGCTGCTCGGGCTGCTGCTGGGGGCAGCTGCCTTGATGGGCTCAGGCCCCTTCTACCAACCAGGCTCTGTATGGGGGCCACTGGGGCTGTTGTTAGGAGGAGGCCTGCTGTGTGCCCTGCTCACATTGCGCTGGCCTCGTCCATTCACCACTCTGGCCACTGCTGTGGCCGGGGCTGCACTGATTGCTGCCGCAGCCGACTACTTTGCAGAACTGTTGCTGTTGGGGCGCTATGCCGCAGAGAGGCTTCGGGCTGCCCCAGTGCCTCCACTTTGTTGGCGGAGCTGGGCCCTGCTGGCCATCTGGCCGCTGCTCAGTCTGATGGGCGTCCTAGTACAGTGGAGAGTCACAGCTGAGGGGGACTCACATACTGAGG TGGTGATTAGCCGACAGCAGCGGAGGGTCCAATTGATGAGAATTCGGCAACGGGAGGAGCGGAAGGAGAAGCGGAGAAGGAAGAGACCCTCTCGGGCTCCTCCTCGGAGTTCCAGGGCCCCACCAAagccaggccctcctgactctgGCTATCGACGAAGGCCTGTGCCTGTCAAACGCTTCAATGGAGACGTGCTCTCCCCT AGCTACATCCAGAGCTTTCGGGACCGGCAGACTGGGAGTTCTCTGAGCAGTTTTGTGGCACCGCCCGTAGACCTGGATTATGAATGTGGTTCCACAGTGCCACTGACAGCTGCCTCAGGCCCCCCTGTTCGTGTGTAG